Genomic DNA from Chrysiogenia bacterium:
GCTCTTGGTGCCTTCGGTCGCCGTGATGACGATCTCGTTGACGCCCAGTTTGAGCGGCACCTTCTTCATGTAGAAGTTGCCCGAACGCTCTTCGGGTCCCTCGACCTCGAAGATCTCGCCGTTTACGAAGGCGCGCAGCGTCGCATTGCGCGAGCGGATGCGCCCCTGCACTTCCATGCTCTCGTCGGTGGTCAGGATCTCGGGGTCGCTGAATTCCCAGGTGCGGCGCTGCAGGTCGGGCTGAATGAGCTCGATGGCGAGCTCTTTCGAATAGCGAATGTCGCGGATGCCCAGGTAAGCGGGTCCCTTGCGGCTGCCGCCGCAGTTCATCGCGCTGGGAATGAGCACCAGCGCCACCACGGCAATGCGCAACCAACCCCAGACGTATTTGCCAAGGTGTCGTCTCATATTGTTCCTCTGACTCGGCTCGTCTTGCATGCATCGCGGCACGCGCCAGCCCAAGCCCCCACGGCCCGCTGCGCGCGCGTTTCTTCCGCGTCACTGATGAGAGGGACAAACGCCCCCGTATTCAGCTTCTCCGGGGGCAAAGTATGCCGGATTGCGCCATTGCGGGTCAAAGCGACAGCCGGTGTCTGGTGTAACTGCCGCTCACTCCAACCCCCTGAAATTCCGGGGAATTTGCGCCCTGCCCCAATGAAAAAGCCCGCCGGGGTGCGGCGGGCCTCTTCGTAAAGTCAGCGAAATGTTTGTAAATCAGTGGGCGTTCATCCGAGCCAGGGTGATCAGACGCGCGCGGGCGTCTCCGACCTCGCGCAGGGCCTTCTCGTAGGCGTCCTTGTCGGAGCCCGCCTCGGCCAGGCGCGCATTGGCATCGCCAAGGGCTTCCTCGGCCTCGGACTGCGAGAGATCCGAGGCTTTCTCCACGCGGTCGGCCAGCACGACGACCTTGTCGGCGCGTACTTCGCAAAATCCGCCGTAGACCACGTAGTAGTCCTTCGAGGATCCATCGCTGACGATCATCGGACCGGCATCGAGCGAGCTGAGGAAGCTGATGTGACCCGGCAGGATGCCGAACTCACCCAGGGTGCCCGGCGCAATGAGTTCTTCTGCCTGACCGGCGAAGACCTTGCCACCTGGCGTGACGACCTCAAGATTGAACGTGTTGCTCATCTGCGTTCCCTACGCTTCGACCAGGATCAGTTGCCTTCGGCAAGCTGCTTGGCCTTCTCCACTGCTTCTTCAATCGCTCCCACCAGGTAGAAAGCCTGCTCGGGAAGATCGTCGTGCT
This window encodes:
- the atpC gene encoding ATP synthase F1 subunit epsilon — encoded protein: MSNTFNLEVVTPGGKVFAGQAEELIAPGTLGEFGILPGHISFLSSLDAGPMIVSDGSSKDYYVVYGGFCEVRADKVVVLADRVEKASDLSQSEAEEALGDANARLAEAGSDKDAYEKALREVGDARARLITLARMNAH